The following nucleotide sequence is from ANME-2 cluster archaeon.
AGTAATTGCCGATGAGGTTGATGCAATAAGAGATAATATCTCAATTTCAATTGACAGCCTGTTCTTTTCAGGTGAAAGGGAGGGATGGAGTGATTTCAGGCAGGAGATCAATAAGGCATCAGGAGACTTAAGGCTTGAAAAACTCATAAGCTCAGATCCCCTGACAATCAATTACACCTCAGGAACCACTGGTGCACCCAAAGGTGTGTTACACACCCACTCACTGATGTACTGTTTTGACAGGTTGAACAGGTATTACTGGTGGGATACGCAGCCGGACGAGCTATGCTGGGCAACTACAGAACCCGGGTGGGTCAAATGGTACTGGGCACCATTCGGGGCCATTGTGAACGGGGGTGCTACGAACTTCCATTACTGTGGCAGGTTCGGACCTGAAAAATGGTTTGAGCTGCTTGAAAAATGGAGGATAAACAAGGTATGTATGACACCCACGGAACTGAGGTCAATGGCAACGATTGACGACGCAGATAGGAGATATGACCTGGGGGACCTGGAGGTCATCCTGACTGCGGGGGAGCCCTGCACACCTGGCATTGTCAGGTTCTTTGATGAGAAGTTCGGGATACCTGTGAGGGAAGGGTACGGGCAGACCGAGACCAGTGCAATTGCCTGCAATATACCTGGAATGGAGGTCAGGCCGGGGTCGATGGGTAAGTTCACACCAGGGGTTGAGGGGGCTATTGTGGACCCTGAGACTGGAGAACGGCTGCCGGTTGGCGAGAAGGGGATGATTGCTGTTGTACGGGACCATCCGATGCTGTTCAAGGGTTATCACAAAAAGGTGGAAAAAACTGCAGAGTGTTTTGTGGGCGACTGGTATCTGACCGGGGATCTTGCAATGATGGATGAGGACGGGTATATCTGGTTCGATTCAAGGGCGGATGATGTGTGTATCAGTTCGGGGTACAGGATAGGGCCGTTTGAGGTTGAGAGTGCGGTTGATTCTCATGAGGCTGTGCTTGAGAGTGCGATGATCCCAAGCCCGGACCTGATCAGGGGGGAGATCGTTAAGGTTTTTGTTGTGTTGAAGGAGGGATATGCGCATTCGGAGGAGCTTGTGGGGGATATCCAGCAGTATGTCAAGCAGGTGGCGGCTCCGTATAAGTATCCGAGGGAGATTGAATTTGTTGAGGAGCTGCCTAAGACTATCAGCGGTAAGATCAAGCGTAAGGAACTGAGGGTGAAGGAGTTCGAGAAGAAGAAGGGTGTGATTGAAGAGCTAAAGGAGAAGGGATTGTGGTTTAGGTAAGGGGGAGTGGGTCACGGACCCCGGACCAAAAGTCTGAAGGCATTGGGAGGATGCTCAAGAATCTTTATATTCATTGAATATTACTTTCTTGTTGCAAAAATCTTGGCTCATGGTAGCAATTTAAGAATGATTAACTGATTGATTCTATCCTTTACTATTCCCATATCTTCAACATCCCTGGGCTATCATTGGGTCGTTTTTTGAAATCAAATTTTTCATAAAATCCCATTTCTCCTTTGGCCGCCATCAAACCAATAAAGGCATTGGGATGAGCATTTTTTTCAAGATAATTCATGATTGCATTCATGATCTGTTTGCCGATTCCCTTTCCCTGAAATTTTGGCAAAACGATAACGTCCTGAATGTAAAAGTAAATACCTCCATCACCAACAACTCTTCCATACGCGATGACTTCGTCCTTGTAAATCATGCATACTGAAAAAAGAGAGTTAGTTAAGCCAATCTCTGTAGCTTTAATGTCTTGGCAAATTCATCCAACTGCTTCGCGCAACCTTAGATATTCCTCTAAGGTTGCAGAACGTTCGACTAGAATATATTCATCCATTTTTCCACCTCTATTATTGGATCATTTAGTAATTTCAAAGATTACT
It contains:
- a CDS encoding acyl--CoA ligase — translated: MHKVPFDYEEERKKFKWNIPKYYNFIDTIRNWAKDSTKLMAITEHPDGSVEKAGYREVWDNAMRFGNVLRDSGIVKGDRVMVLLPRGTDIYTASIGIWAVGGVVVPCTVMLRRADIEYRILDAGVSALITSDPVIADEVDAIRDNISISIDSLFFSGEREGWSDFRQEINKASGDLRLEKLISSDPLTINYTSGTTGAPKGVLHTHSLMYCFDRLNRYYWWDTQPDELCWATTEPGWVKWYWAPFGAIVNGGATNFHYCGRFGPEKWFELLEKWRINKVCMTPTELRSMATIDDADRRYDLGDLEVILTAGEPCTPGIVRFFDEKFGIPVREGYGQTETSAIACNIPGMEVRPGSMGKFTPGVEGAIVDPETGERLPVGEKGMIAVVRDHPMLFKGYHKKVEKTAECFVGDWYLTGDLAMMDEDGYIWFDSRADDVCISSGYRIGPFEVESAVDSHEAVLESAMIPSPDLIRGEIVKVFVVLKEGYAHSEELVGDIQQYVKQVAAPYKYPREIEFVEELPKTISGKIKRKELRVKEFEKKKGVIEELKEKGLWFR